One region of Pseudomonadota bacterium genomic DNA includes:
- the lpxC gene encoding UDP-3-O-acyl-N-acetylglucosamine deacetylase has protein sequence MQPPLNDVLPNKMPQKTIQSVVSLDGLGVHSGECINLSIYPAAAGSGITFVRTDVKDKNNVVPARWDRVVDTHFCTCIANEAGVHVRTIEHIMAALYACEIDNARLEVSGTEVPIVDGSSAPFVHLIEKVGVQEQSAPRRVIEVLKSVTVHGDAIGGNDRRYVTFHPANHFSAAATHEFDGCADLLPQNYIYEGNVATFKAQIMRARTFGFMQDVEKLWSSGLAKGASLDNAVVIDGSRVLNKEGFRYPNECVRHKILDAVGDLYLAGAPIQGRYEGLQCGHGLNNQLLRAFFADASAWRLHTFESDSEAIHFFAANIPTKAAVAC, from the coding sequence ATGCAACCACCACTAAACGACGTACTCCCGAACAAAATGCCACAAAAGACCATCCAATCGGTGGTGAGCCTTGATGGGTTGGGTGTGCATTCTGGTGAATGTATCAACTTATCCATTTATCCAGCTGCCGCAGGCAGTGGCATTACCTTTGTGCGCACGGATGTTAAAGACAAGAACAACGTGGTGCCAGCCCGCTGGGATCGGGTGGTGGATACACATTTTTGTACCTGTATAGCAAATGAGGCAGGGGTTCATGTTCGCACCATTGAGCATATTATGGCTGCTCTTTATGCCTGCGAAATCGATAATGCTCGCCTAGAGGTTTCTGGAACTGAAGTGCCTATCGTGGATGGGAGTTCAGCGCCATTCGTGCATCTTATTGAAAAGGTGGGTGTTCAAGAACAATCTGCTCCCAGGAGAGTGATTGAAGTTTTAAAATCAGTAACGGTGCATGGAGATGCCATAGGTGGAAATGACAGACGCTATGTTACTTTCCACCCAGCAAACCACTTTTCTGCAGCCGCAACCCATGAGTTTGATGGCTGCGCTGATTTACTCCCACAAAACTATATCTATGAAGGGAATGTAGCGACCTTTAAAGCGCAAATTATGCGCGCACGTACTTTTGGTTTTATGCAAGATGTGGAAAAACTCTGGTCTTCTGGTCTTGCCAAAGGAGCCTCCCTTGACAACGCGGTAGTGATTGATGGAAGCCGCGTGCTCAACAAAGAAGGCTTTCGTTATCCGAACGAATGCGTACGCCACAAGATACTGGATGCAGTGGGCGATCTTTATTTAGCCGGAGCCCCCATCCAGGGTCGCTACGAAGGCCTGCAATGCGGGCATGGTCTCAACAATCAACTGCTGCGCGCCTTTTTTGCTGATGCATCGGCCTGGCGCTTGCATACGTTCGAGTCTGACTCTGAAGCTATCCATTTTTTTGCAGCAAATATACCTACTAAAGCAGCGGTAGCTTGCTAA